A single region of the Epinephelus moara isolate mb chromosome 16, YSFRI_EMoa_1.0, whole genome shotgun sequence genome encodes:
- the otud3 gene encoding OTU domain-containing protein 3 — protein MSRKQTPKPVRSNKKSELERKRDERAARRAIVKDRKNRPQDGDEGAEFVSFSNQLQALGLKLREVPGDGNCLFRALGDQLEGHSRGHLRLRQETVQYMMSHRQDFEPFVEDDVPFAQHLSNLSQPGTFAGNDAIVAFARSQQVKVVIHQLNTPLWEINGAEKQVCRELHIAYRYGDHYDSVRRIGDNSESPAQLRIENLQNSQGQQREFGDGQRDRQKNSSPTASEEDNVILSSIKNRGIQGDEENLLQLSAATINAEWLVGSMLGQSCQGQCASGSCSACRAAATDCSEHKQPAEGSNIQKPKVSNKQRKEQQRHEKKKRQEERHRQKFLQSKGSQDQNQNLPEAVTLVPALNTLSI, from the exons ATGTCTAGGAAGCAGACGCCCAAACCTGTACGGAGCAACAAGAAAAGTGAACTGGAACGGAAGAGAGATGAGAGGGCAGCACGCAGGGCCATCGTAAAAGACCGCAAGAACCGGCCTCAGGATGGCGATGAGGGAGCAGAGTTTGTCAGTTTCTCTAATCAGCTCCAGGCCCTGGGGCTCAAGCTGAGAGAAGTCCCCGGCGATGG GAACTGCCTGTTCAGAGCTCTGGGCGACCAATTAGAGGGTCACTCCCGGGGTCACCTGCGGCTTCGGCAGGAGACTGTCCAGTATATGATGTCCCATCGACAAGACTTTGAGCCCTTTGTTGAGGACGACGTTCCCTTTGCACAGCACT TGTCCAACCTCTCTCAGCCTGGTACGTTTGCTGGCAATGACGCTATTGTGGCTTTTGCTCGCAGTCAGCAGGTGAAAGTGGTCATCCATCAGCTCAACACACCACTGTGGGAG ATAAATGGTGCAGAGAAGCAGGTGTGCAGAGAGCTACACATCGCCTACCGCTACGGAGATCATTATGACAGTGTGAGGCGGATTGGAGACAACTCTGAGAGTCCTGCTCAGCTTCGCATAGAG AATCTGCAGAATTCACAAGGCCAGCAGCGCGAGTTTGGGGACGgtcagagggacagacagaaaaactCTTCCCCCACAGCTTCAGAGGAGGACAACGTGATCCTGAGCTCCATCAAGAATCGAGGAATCCAGG GTGATGAGGAGAACCTGCTCCAGCTGAGTGCAGCAACCATCAATGCAGAATGGCTTGTTGGCTCCATGCTGGGCCAGTCCTGTCAGGGCCAGTGTGCCTCAGGATCCTGCTCagcctgcagagctgcagccacAGACTGCAGTGAGCATAAACAGCCAGCAGAGGGAAGCAACATACAAAAACCAAAG GTATCTAACAAACAGAGGAAAGAGCAGCAGCGGCACGAGAAGAAGAAACGTCAGGAGGAGAGGCATCGGCAGAAGTTTCTCCAGAGTAAAGGAAGTCAGGATCAGAACCAGAACCTACCAGAGGCTGTTACTTTAGTACCAGCTCTCAACACTCTCAGTATATAG